The Xenopus tropicalis strain Nigerian chromosome 2, UCB_Xtro_10.0, whole genome shotgun sequence genome window below encodes:
- the ndufb4 gene encoding NADH dehydrogenase [ubiquinone] 1 beta subcomplex subunit 4, whose amino-acid sequence MAEFREMPLSSRPGGLSPTEYFGLSPEQRRAEEERLALRAQLKRRYQLQLNHPHRKALVEDPALNRWMFARTRNIYPNFRPTPKTSLLGLVWGVGPLIFWYYVFKTDRDRKEKLIQEGKLERPFQLSY is encoded by the exons ATGGCGGAGTTCAGGGAAATGCCGCTGAGCAGCCGCCCCGGGGGTCTGAGTCCCACCGAGTACTTCGGCCTGAGCCCCGAGCAGCGGCGGGCGGAGGAGGAGAGGTTGGCCCTGCGGGCTCAGCTAAAGCGGCGCTACCAGCTGCAACTCAATCACCCACACAGGAAGGCCCTGGTG GAAGATCCTGCATTAAACCGCTGGATGTTCGCCAGGACCCGAAATATTTACCCCAACTTCCGGCCGACCCCCAAAACTTCCCTCCTCGGCCTGGTCTGGGGCGTCGGGCCCCTGATCTTCTGGTACTACGTCTTCAAAACTGACCGG GATCGTAAGGAGAAACTTATCCAGGAGGGCAAACTGGAGAGGCCGTTCCAGCTTTCCTACTGA
- the hgd gene encoding homogentisate 1,2-dioxygenase (The RefSeq protein has 1 substitution compared to this genomic sequence), producing the protein MAELKYLSGFGNEFSSEDPRCPGSLPEGQNSPQVCPYGLYAEQLSGSAFTCPRSTNKRSWFYRILPSVRHKPFVTYEQKNLTHNWDEVEPDPNQMRWKPYQIPTAAAHKQDFIDGLYTLCGAGDTRSRNGIAIHIYTANTSMIDRCLYNSDGDFLIVPQQGKLLILTEFGKLLVEPNEICVIQQGMRFSVEVFGEARGYVLEVFGVHFELPDLGPIGANGLANPRDFLTPVAWYEDRTVEAGYTVISKYQGKLFSSEQDFSPFNVVAWHGNYAPYKYNLENFMVINCVAFDHADPSIFTVLTAKSLRPGVAIADFVIFPPRWGVADHTFRPPYYHRNCMSEFMGLIKGHYEAKEEGFQPGGGSLHSVMTPHGPDAGCFEKASKAKLEPERVAEGTMAFMFESSLSMAVTKWGMETCQRLDKNYYQCWESLRSYFNPNNKPLGK; encoded by the exons TACCTGAGCGGATTCGGGAATGAGTTCTCATCAGAAGACCCCCGCTGCCCGGGATCTCTGCCGGAGGGACAG AACAGCCCCCAGGTGTGTCCCTATGGGCTCTACGCAGAACAGCTCTCTGGCTCCGCCTTCACCTGCCCCCGAAGCACCAACAAGAGAAG CTGGTTCTACCGGATTCTGCCGTCGGTCCGACACAAGCCCTTTGTGACCTACGAACAGAAGAACCTGACCCACAACTGGGACGAAGTAGAACCGGACCCAAACCAG ATGAGGTGGAAACCGTATCAGATTCCCACTGCGGCCGCACACAAGCAGGACTTTATTGAT GGGCTCTATACCCTGTGTGGCGCCGGGGACACTCGCTCACGCAATGGCATCGCCATCCACATCTACACCGCCAACACCTCAATGATTGACAG ATGTCTGTACAACTCAGATGGAGATTTCCTCATTG TGCCGCAGCAGGGGAAGCTGCTCATCCTCACCGAGTTTGGGAAGTTGCTGGTGGAACCCAATGAGATCTGTGTAATCCAG CAAGGGATGCGCTTCAGTGTGGAAGTGTTCGGGGAGGCCCGGGGGTACGTTCTAGAAGTGTTTGGGGTCCACTTTGAGCTTCCGGACCTCGGCCCAATAG GGGCCAATGGGCTTGCGAATCCAAGGGATTTCCTGACCCCGGTGGCCTGGTATGAGGATCGGACGGTCGAGGGCGGATACACAGTTATCAGCAAGTACCAGGGGAAGCTCTTCTCATCCGAGCAG GATTTCTCCCCATTTAATGTCGTCGCCTGGCACGGGAACTACGCCCCCTACAAATACAACCTGGAGAATTTCATGGTCATTAACTGTGTTGCTTTTGATCATGCG GATCCCTCCATATTCACGGTGCTCACAGCGAAGTCCCTCCGGCCCGGGGTGGCCATAGCCGACTTTGTGATATTTCCCCCACGCTGGGGGGTGGCAGATCACACCTTCCGCCCGCCCTATTATCACA ggaactGCATGAGTGAATTCATGGGGCTGATTAAAGGCCATTATGAAGCAAAGGAGGAAGGGTTCCAGCCGGGGGGCGGCAGCCTGCACAGCGTGATGACCCCCCATGGGCCCGACGCCGGCTGCTTTGAGAAGGCCAGCAAGGCTAAGCTGGAGCCGGAGAGGGTGGCAGAGGGCACCATG GCCTTTATGTTCGAGTCGTCTCTCAGCATGGCGGTGACCAAGTGGGGCATGGAGACCTGCCAGCGGCTGGATAAGAACTACTATCAGTGCTGGGAGTCGCTCCGGAGTTACTTCAACCCCAACAATAAGCCCCTGGGCAAGTGA